Proteins encoded together in one Oreochromis aureus strain Israel breed Guangdong linkage group 23, ZZ_aureus, whole genome shotgun sequence window:
- the kpnb3 gene encoding importin-5, translated as MAEQQQFYLLLGNLMSPDNNVRKQAEETYDNIPGQNKITFLLQAVRDASAAEEVKQMAAVLLRRLLSSSFEEIYPGLTLEMQTAIKTELLSGIQQETSPTIRKKICDIAAELSRNLIDDDGNNQWPEVLKFLFDSVNAENVGLREAALHIFWNFPGIFGNQQQHYMEVIKRMLVQCMQDQANPQIRTLAARAAASFVLSNESNTALLKHFADLLPGILQAVNESCYQGDDSVLKSLVEIADTAPKYLRPNLEETLQLCLRLCADTNLTNMQRQLALEVIVTLSETAAAMLRKHTAIVAQSVPQMLAMMVDLEDDDEWAMADELEDEDFDSNAVAGESALDRIACGLGGKIILPMIKQHIMQMLQNPDWKYRHAGLMALSAIGEGCHQQMEAILQEIVSFVLLFCSDPHPRVRYAACNAIGQMATDFAPTFQKKFHDKVISALLQTMEDQSNPRVQAHAAAALINFTEDCPKSLLILYLDNLVQHLHVIMVAKLQELIQKGTKLVLEQVVTSIASVADTAEEKFVPYYDMFMPSLKHIVENAVQKELRLLRGKTIECISLIGLAVGKEKFMPDASAVMQLLLKTQTDFNDLEDDDPQISYMISAWARMCKILGKEFQQYLPVVMGPLMKTASIKPEVALLDTQDMENISEDDGWEFVNLGDQQSFGIKTAGLEEKATACQMLVCYAKELKEGFVEYTEQVVKLMVPLLKFYFHDGVRVAAAESMPLLLECARVRGPEYLTQMWHFMCDALIKAIGTEPDSDVLSEIMHSFAKCIELMGDGCLNSEHFEELGGILKGKLEEHFKNQELRQAKRQDEDYDEQVEETLQDEDENDVYILTKVSDILHSVFSSYKEKVLPWFEQLLQLIVQLICPNRPWADRQWGLCIFDDVVEHCSPSSFKYAEYFLRPMIQSLCDTSPEVRQAAAYGVGVMAQFGGENYRPFCTEALPLLVRVIQAADSRSKENVNATENCISAVGKLMRFQPECVNVNEVLPHWLSWLPLKEDKEEAVHTFDFLCDLIESNNPIVLGPENANLPKIFFIIADGVSNESIKSEDSCSKRLANVIRQVQTSAGLWTQCISTLNETQQKAIQDLLSTA; from the exons gaGACCTACGACAATATTCCAGGCCAGAATAAGATCACATTCTTGCTACAGGCTGTCAGAGATGCGTCTGCTGCAGAGGAG GTCAAACAGATGGCAGCAGTGCTGCTGCGGCGGCTGCTGTCTTCCTCTTTTGAGGAGATCTACCCAGGCCTGACCCTGGAGATGCAGACAGCCATCAAGACAGAGCTGCTGTCGGGCATCCAACAAGAGACCTCCCCAACCATCCGCAAGAAGATCTGCGACATTGCAGCCGAGCTGTCTCGGAACCTCATCG ATGACGATGGGAATAACCAGTGGCCAGAGGTGCTCAAGTTTCTGTTCGATTCTGTCAACGCTGAGAATGTCGGCCTCCGAGAAGCTGCCTTGCACATATTCTG GAACTTTCCAGGAATCTTTGGcaaccagcagcagcattataTGGAGGTTATCAAGCGCATGCTTGTTCAGTGCATGCAGGACCAGGCAAACCCACAG ATTCGTACCCTGGCAGCTCGGGCTGCAGCATCTTTTGTTCTGTCCAATGAAAGCAACACAGCTCTGCTGAAACACTTTGCTGATCTCCTGCCGGGAATCCTGCAG GCAGTGAATGAGTCATGCTACCAGGGCGATGACTCTGTGCTCAAGTCTCTGGTGGAAATTGCAGACACGGCACCCAAATACTTGAGACCCAACTTGGAGGAAACACTGCAGCTTTGTCTGAGG CTGTGCGCAGATACCAACCTTACAAATATGCAACGGCAGCTGGCATTGGAAGTCATTGTCACGTTATCGGAGACGGCAGCGGCCATGCTAAGAAAACACACGGCCATTGTAGCACAGAGTG TGCCTCAGATGCTGGCGATGATGGTGGATCTCGAGGATGATGATGAGTGGGCGATGGCTGATGAGCTAGAAGATGAAGACTTTGACAG TAATGCTGTGGCTGGGGAGAGCGCGCTTGATCGAATTGCCTGTGGTCTGGGAGGAAAGATCATTCTTCCCATGATCAAACAGCATATCATGCAGATGCTGCAGAATC CTGACTGGAAGTATCGCCATGCTGGGCTAATGGCGCTGTCGGCCATCGGTGAGGGTTGCCACCAGCAGATGGAGGCCATCCTCCAAGAGATCGTCAGCTTTGTCCTCCTGTTCTGCTCCGACCCT CACCCAAGGGTGCGGTATGCTGCCTGCAATGCTATTGGACAAATGGCCACAGACTTTGCCCCCACCTTTCAAAAGAAATTCCATGATAAG gTGATCTCAGCCCTGCTGCAGACCATGGAGGACCAGAGTAACCCTCGGGTGCAGGCCCATGCCGCCGCCGCCCTCATAAACTTTACAGAGGACTGTCCTAAATCGCTGCTCATCCTTTATCTGGACAACTTGGTGCAGCACCTTCATGTCATCATGGTTGCCAAGCTACAGGAG ctgatccagaAGGGCACAAAGCTGGTGCTGGAGCAGGTGGTGACATCCATCGCCTCAGTGGCCGACACCGCAGAGGAGAAGTTTGTGCCATATTACGACATGTTCATGCCCTCGCTCAAACACATTGTAGAAAACGCCGTGCAGAAGGAGCTCCGGCTGCTGCGCGGCAAGACCATAGAGTGCATCAGTCTCATCGGCCTGGCTGTTGGCAAGGAGAAG TTCATGCCAGATGCATCGGCTGTCATGCAGCTGCTCCTCAAGACCCAGACTGACTTCAACGATCTGGAGGATGATGATCCCCAG ATCTCCTACatgatctcagcctgggcgagAATGTGCAAGATTCTGGGGAAGGAGTTCCAGCAGTATCTGCCGGTGGTGATGGGCCCCCTGATGAAGACTGCCTCCATCAAGCCTGAGGTGGCCCTGCTTGACA ccCAGGACATGGAGAACATATCAGAGGATGATGGCTGGGAGTTTGTCAACCTGGGAGACCAGCAGAGTTTTGGAATCAAGACAGCCGGCCTGGAGGAGAAGGCTACTGCCTGTCAGATGCTG gtGTGTTATGCCAAAGAGCTGAAGGAAGGTTTTGTTGAGTACACCGAGCAGGTGGTGAAGCTCATGGTTCCTCTGCTCAAGTTCTACTTTCATGATG GTGTGCGGGTGGCGGCAGCTGAGTCCATGCCCCTGCTGCTGGAGTGTGCCCGGGTTCGAGGACCAGAATACCTCACCCAGATGTGGCACTTCATGTGCGACGCCCTCATCAAGGCCATCGGCACAGAGCCAGACTCTGACGTCCTGTCAGAAATCATGCATTCGTTTGCCAAG TGCATAGAGCTGATGGGAGACGGCTGTCTGAACAGCGAGCATTTCGAGGAGCTGGGCGGCATCCTGAAGGGGAAGCTGGAGGAGCACTTTAAGAACCAGGAGCTGAGGCAGG CTAAAAGACAGGATGAAGATTATGATGAGCAGGTAGAGGAAACACTACAAGATGAG GATGAGAACGATGTGTACATTCTGACCAAAGTATCTGACATCCTGCACTCGGTGTTCAGCAGTTACAAAGAGAAGGTGCTGCCTTGGTTtgagcagctgctgcagctcattGTCCAGCTAATA TGTCCTAACAGGCCCTGGGCTGACAGACAGTGGGGTCTGTGCATTTTTGACGATGTGGTGGAGCACTGCAGTCCCTCCTCGTTCAAATACGCAGAATATTTCTTGCGGCCGATGATCCAGTCACTCTGTGACACGAGCCCTGAGGTCCGGCAGGCAGCTGCCTATGGCGTCGGCGTCATGGCTCAGTTCGGAGGCGAGAACTACCGCCCCTTCTGCACAG AGGCcctccccctgctggtcagAGTCATCCAGGCAGCTGACTCGCGCTCAAAGGAAAACGTCAACGCTACAGAGAACTGCATCTCTGCTGTGGGAAAGCTCATGAGGTTCCAACCAGAGTGCGTCAACGTTAACGAGGTCCTTCCCCACTGGCTCAGCTGGCTACCGCTCAAAGAGGACAAAGAGGAGGCAGTCCACACTTTTGACTTCCTCTGTGACCTCATTGAGAG CAACAACCCGATTGTCCTCGGACCAGAGAACGCAAATCTTCCTAAAATTTTCTTCATCATAGCCGACGGAGTCTCAAATGAATCTATCAAGAGCGAAGACTCGTGCAGCAAGCGGCTCGCTAACGTGATCCGTCAAGTGCAG ACCTCAGCAGGATTGTGGACACAGTGCATATCGACACTCAATGAGACGCAGCAGAAAGCCATACAGGACCTCCTGAGTACTGCCTGA
- the atg13 gene encoding autophagy-related protein 13 isoform X2, translating into MESDLKPQDQKDLDKFIKFFALKTVQVIVQARLGEKICTRSSSSPTGSDWFNLAIKDIPEVTHEAKKALAGQLPGIGRSMCVEISLKTSEGDSMELETWCLEMNEKCDKEIKVSYAVYNRLSVLLKSLLAITRVTPAYKLSRKQGHDYVILYRIYFGEVQLSGLGEGFQTVRVGVVGTPIGTITLSCAYRTNLAFMSNRQFERSAPIMGIIVDHFVDPPCSSQRPANMGHPCNYRAPDEEDGGQFAGVQDSQEVCATSFSTSPPSQLYASRLSYQPTALAGAAEFCHPASNPNQVLHAGKEGGALLMPPHGADVHLTVEHAPNTPSSSGDDDGLSQSGEGRKEEGRRSVSPSDPVESLNAFTRKVGAFVNKPSTQITAASLDLPFAAFAPRGLDSEENDPMVHPPDSPPCPSPLQGSLHSQGSEGSGQQDDFVMVDFRPAFSKDDLLPMDLGTFYREFQNPPQLASLSLHISSQSMADDLDSLPEKLRVYEKNIDEFDAFVDMLQ; encoded by the exons ATGGAGAGTGACCTGAAGCCCCAGGATCAAAAGGACTTAGACAAGTTTATTAAGTTCTTTGCACTTAAG ACTGTCCAGGTGATAGTCCAAGCCAGGCTGGGAGAGAAGATCTGCACTCGCTCGTCATCATCGCCTACTGGATCTGACTGG TTTAATTTGGCCATCAAAGACATCCCAGAGGTTACCCATGAAGCCAAAAAGGCACTGGCTGGCCAGCTTCCAGGCATTGGGCGCTCCATGTGTGTTGAGATCTCTCTGAAGACatcagag GGGGACTCGATGGAGTTGGAGACTTGGTGCCTGGAGATGAATGAAAA GTGTGATAAGGAAATCAAGGTGTCGTATGCAGTCTATAACCGTCTGTCTGTCCTCCTGAAGTCTCTGCTGGCCATCACCAGAGTCACGCCTGCTTATAAACTGTCCAGAAAGCAGGGACACGACTATGTCATACTCTACAG GATCTACTTCGGAGAGGTCCAGCTGAGTGGGTTAGGAGAAG GTTTCCAAACGGTGCGCGTTGGAGTTGTTGGCACCCCTATCGGTACAATCACGCTTTCATGCGCCTACCGCACCAATCTGGCATTCATGTCTAACAG GCAATTCGAAAGGTCGGCTCCCATCATGGGGATCATCGTGGATCACTTTGTGGATCCTCCTTGCAGCAGCCAGCGTCCAGCAAACATGGGCCATCCCTGCAATTACAG GGCTCCCGATGAAGAGGACGGAGGGCAGTTTGCAGGCGTTCAGGACTCACAGGAGGTCTGCGCCACCTCATTCTCCACCTCCCCTCCCTCTCAG CTGTACGCCTCCAGGTTATCCTACCAGCCAACGGCTTTAGCaggagctgcagagttttgtcACCCTGCTTCCAATCCAAACCAG GTCTTGCATGCTGGGAAGGAAGGTGGGGCTCTGTTGATGCCTCCTCATGGAGCAGATGTTCATCTGACAGTAGAGCATGCCCCCAACACACCGAGCAGCAG tGGCGATGATGATGGCTTGTCGCAGAGCGGAGAAGGACGCAAAGAAGAAGGGCGGAGGAGCGTTTCCCCCTCGGACCCCGTGGAGTCACTCAATGCGTTCACAAGGAAGGTCGGAGCCTTTGTTAATAAACCCAGCACACAG ATAACAGCAGCCAGTCTGGACCTGCCATTTGCTGCGTTTGCTCCTCGAGgcctggactctgaggagaatgATCCTATG GTTCACCCTCCAGATTCTCCTCCCTGCCCGTCCCCCCTGCAGGGCAGCCTTCATTCTCAGGGCTCAGAGGGATCAGGGCAGCAGGACGACTTTGTCATGGTTGATTTT CGTCCGGCCTTCTCTAAAGACGACTTGTTGCCGATGGATCTGGGCACCTTCTACAGAGAGTTTCAGAATCCTCCACAACTGGCCAGTCTCTCGCTTCACATCAGTTCCCAATCGATGGCTGACGACCTG GACTCTCTGCCGGAGAAGCTGCGCGTCTATGAGAAAAACATCGACGAGTTTGACGCCTTCGTGGACATGCTTCAGTAG
- the atg13 gene encoding autophagy-related protein 13 isoform X1, producing the protein MESDLKPQDQKDLDKFIKFFALKTVQVIVQARLGEKICTRSSSSPTGSDWFNLAIKDIPEVTHEAKKALAGQLPGIGRSMCVEISLKTSEGDSMELETWCLEMNEKCDKEIKVSYAVYNRLSVLLKSLLAITRVTPAYKLSRKQGHDYVILYRIYFGEVQLSGLGEGFQTVRVGVVGTPIGTITLSCAYRTNLAFMSNRQFERSAPIMGIIVDHFVDPPCSSQRPANMGHPCNYRAPDEEDGGQFAGVQDSQEVCATSFSTSPPSQCVCTLSPSPSKLPKPLPLDSLQLPLAPGLVTHTLYASRLSYQPTALAGAAEFCHPASNPNQVLHAGKEGGALLMPPHGADVHLTVEHAPNTPSSSGDDDGLSQSGEGRKEEGRRSVSPSDPVESLNAFTRKVGAFVNKPSTQITAASLDLPFAAFAPRGLDSEENDPMVHPPDSPPCPSPLQGSLHSQGSEGSGQQDDFVMVDFRPAFSKDDLLPMDLGTFYREFQNPPQLASLSLHISSQSMADDLDSLPEKLRVYEKNIDEFDAFVDMLQ; encoded by the exons ATGGAGAGTGACCTGAAGCCCCAGGATCAAAAGGACTTAGACAAGTTTATTAAGTTCTTTGCACTTAAG ACTGTCCAGGTGATAGTCCAAGCCAGGCTGGGAGAGAAGATCTGCACTCGCTCGTCATCATCGCCTACTGGATCTGACTGG TTTAATTTGGCCATCAAAGACATCCCAGAGGTTACCCATGAAGCCAAAAAGGCACTGGCTGGCCAGCTTCCAGGCATTGGGCGCTCCATGTGTGTTGAGATCTCTCTGAAGACatcagag GGGGACTCGATGGAGTTGGAGACTTGGTGCCTGGAGATGAATGAAAA GTGTGATAAGGAAATCAAGGTGTCGTATGCAGTCTATAACCGTCTGTCTGTCCTCCTGAAGTCTCTGCTGGCCATCACCAGAGTCACGCCTGCTTATAAACTGTCCAGAAAGCAGGGACACGACTATGTCATACTCTACAG GATCTACTTCGGAGAGGTCCAGCTGAGTGGGTTAGGAGAAG GTTTCCAAACGGTGCGCGTTGGAGTTGTTGGCACCCCTATCGGTACAATCACGCTTTCATGCGCCTACCGCACCAATCTGGCATTCATGTCTAACAG GCAATTCGAAAGGTCGGCTCCCATCATGGGGATCATCGTGGATCACTTTGTGGATCCTCCTTGCAGCAGCCAGCGTCCAGCAAACATGGGCCATCCCTGCAATTACAG GGCTCCCGATGAAGAGGACGGAGGGCAGTTTGCAGGCGTTCAGGACTCACAGGAGGTCTGCGCCACCTCATTCTCCACCTCCCCTCCCTCTCAG tgtgtgtgtacgcTGAGCCCGTCTCCCTCTAAACTGCCCAAGCCCCTTCCGCTGGATAGTCTGCAGCTCCCATTGGCTCCTGGACTTGTCACTCACACT CTGTACGCCTCCAGGTTATCCTACCAGCCAACGGCTTTAGCaggagctgcagagttttgtcACCCTGCTTCCAATCCAAACCAG GTCTTGCATGCTGGGAAGGAAGGTGGGGCTCTGTTGATGCCTCCTCATGGAGCAGATGTTCATCTGACAGTAGAGCATGCCCCCAACACACCGAGCAGCAG tGGCGATGATGATGGCTTGTCGCAGAGCGGAGAAGGACGCAAAGAAGAAGGGCGGAGGAGCGTTTCCCCCTCGGACCCCGTGGAGTCACTCAATGCGTTCACAAGGAAGGTCGGAGCCTTTGTTAATAAACCCAGCACACAG ATAACAGCAGCCAGTCTGGACCTGCCATTTGCTGCGTTTGCTCCTCGAGgcctggactctgaggagaatgATCCTATG GTTCACCCTCCAGATTCTCCTCCCTGCCCGTCCCCCCTGCAGGGCAGCCTTCATTCTCAGGGCTCAGAGGGATCAGGGCAGCAGGACGACTTTGTCATGGTTGATTTT CGTCCGGCCTTCTCTAAAGACGACTTGTTGCCGATGGATCTGGGCACCTTCTACAGAGAGTTTCAGAATCCTCCACAACTGGCCAGTCTCTCGCTTCACATCAGTTCCCAATCGATGGCTGACGACCTG GACTCTCTGCCGGAGAAGCTGCGCGTCTATGAGAAAAACATCGACGAGTTTGACGCCTTCGTGGACATGCTTCAGTAG
- the harbi1 gene encoding putative nuclease HARBI1 has translation MAIPIAILDCDLLLHGRGHKTLDRFDLDSVSDNFLLTQFGFPRGFILYLVELLREGLCRRTQRSRAISPEVQVLAALGFYTSGSFQTSMGDTIGISQASMSRCVSNVTRALVEKAPQFITFNRDLSTIEQSFREFQRVAGFPGVLGVLDCVQVAIKAPNSEDSSYVNKKGFHSVACQLVCDARGLLLSAETHWAGGLQDTVVLERSALYKELQDTEQGWLLGDSRYPLRKWLMTPVDCPECPAEFRYNLAHAATREIVDRTFRAIQTRFRCLDGTKGYLQYSPERSSSILLACCVLHNASLQSGLDAWTLERTEPLEQPKSLNQRPEDRDSQAEDLRRQLIFKHFS, from the exons ATGGCCATCCCTATAGCCATCTTGGACTGTGATCTCCTCCTTCATGGTCGAGGCCACAAGACCCTTGACCGCTTTGACCTGGACTCAGTCTCAGACAATTTCCTCCTCACACAATTTGGCTTCCCCAGAGGCTTTATCTTGTATCTGGTGGAATTACTCAGAGAG GGTCTATGCAGGCGAACCCAGCGCTCCAGAGCCATCAGTCCTGAGGTCCAGGTGCTGGCGGCACTGGGTTTCTACACATCGGGTTCATTCCAGACATCTATGGGGGATACGATCGGTATCAGCCAGGCGTCAATGTCGAGATGTGTGTCCAATGTGACGAGAGCCCTGGTGGAGAAAGCGCCTCAGTTCATCACGTTCAACAG AGATTTATCCACCATAGAGCAGTCCTTCCGGGAGTTTCAGAGGGTCGCAGGATTTCCTGGAGTCCTGGGGGTGCTGGACTGTGTTCAG GTGGCCATCAAAGCACCAAACAGCGAAGACTCATCATATGTGAATAAGAAAGGCTTTCACTCTGTGGCCTGTCAGCTGGTTTGTGATGCCCGAGGACTGTTACTCAGCGCAGAAACGCACTGGGCAGGTGGACTCCAGGACACTGTTGTTCTAGAAAGATCTGCTCTTTACAAAGAGCTGCAGGACACAGAGCAGGGCTGGCTGCTGG GTGACAGCCGTTATCCTTTGAGGAAATGGCTGATGACACCGGTTGACTGCCCAGAATGCCCTGCAGAGTTTCGATACAATCTGGCCCATGCAGCTACACGTGAGATCGTGGATCGAACCTTCAGAGCCATCCAAACCAGATTCAGATGTTTAGATGGCACCAAAGGATACTTACAG TACTCTCCAGAGAGGAGTTCATccatcctgctggcctgctgcGTTCTCCACAACGCCTCCTTGCAGTCTGGATTAGACGCCTGGACTCTGGAAAGAACAGAGCCTCTCGAGCAGCCAAAGAGCCTCAACCAGAGACCCGAGGACCGCGACAGCCAGGCAGAGGATCTTCGAAGGCAGCTCATATTCAAACACTTCAGCTGA